GTTCGCGATCGGTCACATCCGCGTTTTTCTGCCACGATCCGGCGCCAGGATCTCGCTACGATCGCTGGCGAGATGCAGTGGCAAGGCAAGAACGCCGACACGATCTTCACGAGCCTGGTGGCGGCGGTCGCCGTGGTGTTCGCCCTGGCTTTCGAGATCCGCGAGAGCATGGTGGGCCGGGCCGACGAACCATTGTCGCTGGCCGACCTGCAGCCCTGCTGCGAGAGCGCTTCGCCGCGGCCCGCCCGCCTCTTGCGCTTCGCCGTCGCCCCGCTCTTGACTCCCGGCATCGCGCTGTCTGGCCTGCCCGCTTTCGGGCGGTACCTGGCAGGCCGCATCGGCCGGCCGGTCGAGACGGTCAACTGCCGGACCTTCGCCGAGATAGAGGCGCAGATCAGGCTCGGGGAGGCCGACGTCGCGTTTCTGGGGAGCGGTCCCTTCGTGACCGGTCGCGAGGAGTTCGGACTGGTGCCGCTCGCGGTACCCGTGGTGGCCGGTTCGGCCACCGGCCGGACGTACCTCGTGGTGCCCGAGGACGGCCCGGTGCGAGGCTGGGCCGATCTGCGCGGCAAGGTCATGGCTTTCACCGACTCGCTGTCCAGTTCGGGCAAGCTGGTACCCACGTTCGCCCTGACCGGGCTCGGGGCGACTCCGGACGGCTTCTTCAGACGGGTCGTCTACACGCACGGCGTCATGCACTCCATCAAGGCGGTCGCGCACGGGCACGTCGACGGGGCCAGCGTGGACGGCGCGGTCTTCGATGCCGCGGTCCGCCAGGATCCGTCCTTCGGGCGGCGGCTGCGCGTCGCATGGCGGTCGGCCGCGTTCGGCAACGGTCCGGTCGTGGTCGACGGGCGGATGCCGGGCGACCACCGGGCGCGGATCGCCGCGGCGCTCACCGGGATGCGCGCCGATCCCGCCGGCCGGCAGGCGCTCGCCAGGCTCGGCCTCGACGGGTTCGAGCGCTTCGAGCCCCGCGCCTACGACGCGCTGGCCGCCATGGTGCCGAGGCGGAGGCCGCGATGAGGAGCTTTCGCGCCAAGCTGACGCTGCTCTTCGGAGTGGGCCTCCTGGTCTTCGGTATGCTGGCCGATCACCGCGCGAAGGACGAGCTGCGCAACGCCCTGGCGGCCAAGCTGGAGCGGCGCGGCGTGGCGATCGCCCGCGACGTGGCGGCCTTCGCCCGGGACGCGGTCTCGACCGGCGACGAGTTCGCCCTGGTGCGGATCCTGGAGCGGACCCGCGCCAACAACTCCGACGTGCGTTACATGCTGGTCATCGACCCCCAGGGCCGCGTCCTGGCCAGCACGTTCGGCTCGGCGCTCCCGAAGGGCTTGCTGGCGGCCAATTCGCTCTCCCCCGACGAGCCGTGGCGCTTGAAGCGCTTCGCCACCGAGGAGGGGGTGGTGCGGGACATCGCGGCGCGCGCGCCCGAGGAGAGCGGGACCGTGCGCATCGGCATGTCCGATCAGAGCCTCGTGGCCGCGCTCGCCGACTACTCGGCGACCCTCAGCCTGAGCCTGGCCGTCATCGTGGCCACGGGCCTGCTCATGGCATTCGGCCTGGCAGGTGTCCTGACCTGGCCGCTCTTCGAACTCATGGCGGCCGTGCGATCGGTGGCGAGCGGCAACCTGCGGGAGACCGTCGCATCGCCCGGCCGCGACGAGATAGGTGAGCTCGCGGCCGAGTTCAACGCGATGACCCGGGCACTCGAGGACAAGGAGGCGACCCGGCAGACCCTCGTCGAGAAAGTGATCACCATCCAGGAAGAAGAGCGCAAGCGGATCGCACGGGATCTGCACGACGATCTGTCGCAGTCGCTGCTGTATGTCCACATGCGGCTGGAGGAACTCGGGACGCGCCTCGGGAAGGTCGATGCGACGAGCCGCTGGGTACTGGGCGAGGCGCGGGACGTGCTCGGGAAGTCCCTGGGGCAGATGCGGCGCATCATCGGCGACTTGCGCCCCACCATCCTCGACGAACTCGGCCTGGTGGCCGCGTTGCGCTGCCACGCGGAATCCCACCTCAGACCGGTAGGCTGCGAACTGGCCATGGACGCCGACGGCGCCACGGGCCGGTTGCCGCCGGTGGTGGAAGTCGCGGTCTTCCGCATAGTGCAGGAGGCCGTCAACAACATCGCCCGCCATTCCGGGGCGCGCCAGGCCACCATCTGGCTCCGCATCGACCCCGACCGGGTGGCGGGCCGCGTCACCGATGACGGGTCCGGGATGGCGCCTGGCGCCCACGCGCCGCAAGGGGCGGAGGGCACGGGATTCGGCTTGCAGGGGATGATCGAGCGGGCAGGCCTGCTCGGAGGAAGCCTGACGATCGAGCCGGCCGCCGACGGCGGGACGACGGTGAGCTTCCAGGTACCGCTGGCAGCGAGGAGGAACGGATGAGCGACAAGGCGATTCGCGTGGTGCTGATCGACGATCACCGCCTGGTTCGCGAGGGCCTCAAGGCCCTGCTGGCGATGCAGGGGGGCGTGGATGTGGTCGGGGAAGCGCCCGGGGGCGAGACGGGCATCGCCCTCGTCCAGGAAGTCCAGCCCGACGTGGTGCTGATGGACGTCAGCATGCCGGGGATGAGCGGCATCGAGGCCACCGAGGCGATCCGCCGGGTAGCACCCGAGGTGCGCGTGCTGGCCCTGACGATGCACGAGAGCCCGGAGTATTTCGCTCGCATGCTCGATGCGGGAGCGGCCGGCTACGTCCTCAAGGGAGCCAGTTCCGAGGAACTTGTGACCGCCATCCGCTCGGTCTGGCTCGGCGGCCTGTACGTGTCGGCGGGTGTCGCGGCCTTTCTGGCCCGCTTGCCGCCCGCCGCGCAGGCGGCCGGCGCGCCGCAGGTTCCCCGCGCCGATGCCGCTTTGACGGCCCGGGAAGAGGAGATCCTCGACCTCCTGGCCGAGGGCCTGCGGAACCTCGAGGTCGCCGAGCGGCTCCAGGTCTCGGTCAGCACCGTCGGCAGCCACATGGCCAACCTGGTCAGGAAGCTGGGTCTGGAAAACAGCCGGCAACTGGTCCTGCATGCGATGCGCCGGAGGTTTTCGGGGGACCCGCCCTAGCGGCCAGGGTGGGGCCGGCCTCCGTGCCGGCTGGCGACCGTGGCGTCTAAACCGGGTGGGGCCGGCCTCTGTGCCGGCTGGCGACCGTGGCGTCTAGACCGGATGGGGCCGGCCTCCGTGCCGGCTGGCGACCGTGGCGTCTAAACCGGGTGGGGCCGGCCTCTGTGCCGGCCTCATGGCCTGAATTCCCCGCCCGATCGGTGACGCTCGCCGCTGCCGGAGAACGCCCGGTCGGCGCAAGATCGAGCCCATGACAGCCGACACCGGCAGCGTCGTCCGGCGCCTGGTCGGCGAGGGCCGTGGCGAGGCGGCGCTGCAGCTCGCGTCCGCGGCCTTCAAGGCCGGCAAGTTCAGGGAGGCCGAGGCGATCGCCCAGGCGGCCCTGGATGCCGGCTATCTGACGCACCACGTGTACTATTTCCTGGCCGCCTGCGCCCGGGCCACGCGGCGGCCCGAACTCGCCGTCGACATGGCGCGGGTCGGCATCGCGCTCGACCCGGCCCCGGACCCGGCCCGGCGGGAGCTGGGCGCTGCGCTCCTGGAACTCGGTCGCGGCGACGAGGCTGCCGCCGTGCTCGAAGCCGTGCCGCCGGCAGCCCGGGATCGCCTCACCCGCGAGCGCCTGGGTCTCGCTTACGCCGTGGCGGGGCAACGCAACTCGGCACGAGCCGTGTTCAAAGCCCTGCTGGCCGAGGACCCCGGCGACGAGCGCGCCCGCGAGGCCCTGCTGCGCCTGGCGCCGCGCCCGGCCGGGCAGGCACTGGACGCGATTCGATCCCGCCTGTCGGGAGACGCCGGAATCGTCTTCGATCGGCTGCGCGAAGGCCCGTGCACCGAGGCGGAGCTGGGAGCGGCCCTGGCCGCCGCCGGCCGGCGCAAGGTTCTGCTCAAGG
Above is a window of Candidatus Tanganyikabacteria bacterium DNA encoding:
- a CDS encoding HAMP domain-containing protein, translating into MRSFRAKLTLLFGVGLLVFGMLADHRAKDELRNALAAKLERRGVAIARDVAAFARDAVSTGDEFALVRILERTRANNSDVRYMLVIDPQGRVLASTFGSALPKGLLAANSLSPDEPWRLKRFATEEGVVRDIAARAPEESGTVRIGMSDQSLVAALADYSATLSLSLAVIVATGLLMAFGLAGVLTWPLFELMAAVRSVASGNLRETVASPGRDEIGELAAEFNAMTRALEDKEATRQTLVEKVITIQEEERKRIARDLHDDLSQSLLYVHMRLEELGTRLGKVDATSRWVLGEARDVLGKSLGQMRRIIGDLRPTILDELGLVAALRCHAESHLRPVGCELAMDADGATGRLPPVVEVAVFRIVQEAVNNIARHSGARQATIWLRIDPDRVAGRVTDDGSGMAPGAHAPQGAEGTGFGLQGMIERAGLLGGSLTIEPAADGGTTVSFQVPLAARRNG
- a CDS encoding PhnD/SsuA/transferrin family substrate-binding protein, coding for MQWQGKNADTIFTSLVAAVAVVFALAFEIRESMVGRADEPLSLADLQPCCESASPRPARLLRFAVAPLLTPGIALSGLPAFGRYLAGRIGRPVETVNCRTFAEIEAQIRLGEADVAFLGSGPFVTGREEFGLVPLAVPVVAGSATGRTYLVVPEDGPVRGWADLRGKVMAFTDSLSSSGKLVPTFALTGLGATPDGFFRRVVYTHGVMHSIKAVAHGHVDGASVDGAVFDAAVRQDPSFGRRLRVAWRSAAFGNGPVVVDGRMPGDHRARIAAALTGMRADPAGRQALARLGLDGFERFEPRAYDALAAMVPRRRPR
- a CDS encoding tetratricopeptide repeat protein, with amino-acid sequence MTADTGSVVRRLVGEGRGEAALQLASAAFKAGKFREAEAIAQAALDAGYLTHHVYYFLAACARATRRPELAVDMARVGIALDPAPDPARRELGAALLELGRGDEAAAVLEAVPPAARDRLTRERLGLAYAVAGQRNSARAVFKALLAEDPGDERAREALLRLAPRPAGQALDAIRSRLSGDAGIVFDRLREGPCTEAELGAALAAAGRRKVLLKAIVRDLAERTRAGGVPLVVVEGDRVRLDLGVLDIAPEFTGVPVLDVSPARGV
- a CDS encoding response regulator transcription factor, which gives rise to MSDKAIRVVLIDDHRLVREGLKALLAMQGGVDVVGEAPGGETGIALVQEVQPDVVLMDVSMPGMSGIEATEAIRRVAPEVRVLALTMHESPEYFARMLDAGAAGYVLKGASSEELVTAIRSVWLGGLYVSAGVAAFLARLPPAAQAAGAPQVPRADAALTAREEEILDLLAEGLRNLEVAERLQVSVSTVGSHMANLVRKLGLENSRQLVLHAMRRRFSGDPP